In Nocardioides sp. JQ2195, a genomic segment contains:
- the fahA gene encoding fumarylacetoacetase yields the protein MTAPTTWVTGAAGSAYDVDNLPYGVFATADEEPRVGVRIGDFVLDLAPAAATDLLEVAHVFEQQSLNPLMALGRERNAGVRQWIVSLLTDEGERADVEPHLIPLAEVEMRMPIEVGDYVDFYASEHHASNVGKIFRPDQAALLPNWKHLPVGYHGRSGTVVPSGTDIIRPMGQRKAPTDDAPTFGPCTRLDIEAELGFVVGTGTELGGRVSIDDFAEHTFGVMGLNDWSARDIQAWEYVPLGPFLGKSFATSISTWVTPLAALDAAWTDLPGQDPEPLPYLQVDGPAGLDIEIEVLLNGHVVSRPPYRTMYWSPAQMLAHMTVNGATVRTGDLWASGTVSGEVAEQRGSFLELSWGWREPFRVGDEERVALEDGDEVVIRYTAPGTGGGRIALGEVSGRIVPASE from the coding sequence ATGACCGCACCCACCACCTGGGTCACCGGCGCCGCCGGGTCGGCGTACGACGTCGACAACCTGCCGTACGGCGTCTTCGCGACCGCCGACGAGGAGCCGCGCGTCGGAGTGCGGATCGGTGACTTCGTCCTCGACCTGGCCCCGGCTGCGGCCACCGACCTGCTCGAGGTGGCGCACGTCTTCGAGCAGCAGAGCCTCAACCCGTTGATGGCGCTGGGGCGCGAGCGCAACGCCGGCGTGCGCCAGTGGATCGTGTCCCTGCTCACCGACGAGGGAGAGCGGGCCGACGTCGAGCCCCACCTGATCCCGTTGGCCGAGGTGGAGATGCGGATGCCGATCGAGGTCGGTGACTACGTCGACTTCTACGCCTCCGAGCACCACGCCTCCAACGTCGGGAAGATCTTCCGTCCCGACCAGGCGGCCCTGCTGCCCAACTGGAAGCACCTGCCGGTCGGCTACCACGGTCGCTCGGGGACCGTCGTGCCCAGCGGCACCGACATCATCCGGCCGATGGGCCAGCGCAAGGCCCCGACCGACGACGCCCCCACCTTCGGTCCCTGCACGCGGCTCGACATCGAGGCCGAGCTGGGCTTCGTGGTCGGCACCGGGACGGAGCTCGGTGGCCGCGTCTCGATCGATGACTTCGCCGAGCACACCTTCGGCGTGATGGGCCTCAACGACTGGTCCGCCCGCGACATCCAGGCCTGGGAGTACGTTCCCCTCGGCCCGTTCCTCGGCAAGTCGTTCGCCACCTCGATCTCCACCTGGGTGACGCCCCTAGCCGCGCTGGACGCAGCCTGGACCGACCTGCCCGGCCAGGACCCGGAGCCCCTGCCCTACCTGCAGGTCGACGGGCCCGCCGGTCTCGACATCGAGATCGAGGTGCTCCTCAACGGGCACGTGGTCAGCCGCCCGCCCTATCGCACGATGTACTGGTCGCCGGCGCAGATGCTGGCGCACATGACCGTCAACGGCGCCACCGTCCGCACCGGCGACCTCTGGGCCTCGGGCACCGTGTCCGGCGAGGTCGCCGAGCAGCGTGGTTCGTTCCTCGAGCTGAGCTGGGGTTGGCGCGAGCCGTTCCGGGTCGGCGACGAGGAACGGGTCGCCCTCGAGGACGGCGACGAGGTCGTGATCCGCTACACCGCCCCCGGCACCGGCGGTGGCCGGATCGCCCTCGGCGAGGTCAGCGGACGGATCGTCCCCGCCAGCGAGTAA